One window of the Verrucomicrobiales bacterium genome contains the following:
- a CDS encoding response regulator — MKRPKKQILLAEDDAPLRQTLAAYLEVAGYTVHQASDGARALALYEKHRPNVVVMDMVMPHMEGSEAVMVLSRRYPEARILAISGGGHDSGETYLRVAARLGAHATLAKPFHPEALVSAIKQLLGPSEEGVVS; from the coding sequence ATGAAAAGACCAAAGAAACAGATTCTTCTCGCCGAAGATGATGCCCCCCTTCGTCAAACCTTGGCGGCTTACCTGGAGGTGGCCGGCTACACCGTCCACCAAGCCAGCGATGGGGCCCGAGCGCTCGCCCTCTACGAGAAGCACCGACCCAACGTCGTGGTCATGGACATGGTCATGCCCCACATGGAGGGTTCCGAAGCGGTCATGGTGCTATCGAGACGCTATCCCGAGGCTCGTATCCTAGCCATCTCAGGCGGTGGGCATGACTCGGGCGAGACCTATCTGCGCGTGGCCGCCCGCCTCGGGGCACACGCCACTCTCGCCAAGCCATTCCACCCCGAGGCTCTGGTTAGCGCCATCAAACAACTACTGGGCCCGAGCGAAGAAGGTGTAGTCTCCTGA